Proteins from a single region of Sneathiella aquimaris:
- a CDS encoding response regulator, with protein MNAELKKTVLIVEDNELNMKLFHDLLEAHGYATLQTKDGMEALSLARQHQPDLILMDIQLPEVSGLEVTKWIKEDEDLRSIPIIAVTAFAMKGDEEKIREGGCEAYIAKPISVGNFIETVKGFLN; from the coding sequence ATGAATGCGGAACTCAAGAAAACAGTTCTAATTGTTGAAGACAATGAATTGAACATGAAGTTGTTTCATGATCTTTTGGAAGCGCATGGATATGCTACTTTGCAAACCAAAGATGGCATGGAGGCTTTGTCATTGGCACGCCAGCACCAACCTGATTTGATCCTGATGGATATCCAGCTTCCAGAAGTATCCGGGTTGGAAGTTACAAAATGGATTAAGGAAGACGAAGACCTAAGATCGATACCGATCATTGCGGTTACTGCATTTGCCATGAAAGGTGACGAAGAGAAAATTCGTGAAGGAGGCTGTGAAGCCTATATTGCCAAGCCAATTTCCGTCGGAAATTTTATTGAAACCGTTAAAGGCTTTCTGAACTAA
- a CDS encoding DNA polymerase IV codes for MTTLCRQCLKEIAVANNTRRNRCPHCQSPKLISHPELNQLSIAHMDCDAFYAAVEKRDNPSLAYKPVIVAHDGARSVVSTCCYIARISGVRSAMPLFKAKKICPDGVIIKPRMDVYSAVSKQIHKLFDELTPMIEPLSLDEAFLDLSGTDKLHGRTPAQSMAWLAREIQQTIGITVSVGLSYNKSLAKLASDLDKPDGYAVIGQAEALTFLAPRPVGDIWGVGKALNKKLNAEGITTIGQLQHRDESDLIKRYGTMGSRLYQFSRGQDDRKVKSERKAKSISAETTFGTDISDIHVLADRLWPLCERVSARLKQSEKAGKTITLKLKTGNFQGITRSHTLDRPTQLAETLYQETLPLLQNAALGKSFRLIGVGISGFGKLDEADTPDLLDQDKGKIKEIETAMDRVRAKFGKDIILKGRGFKPSPKND; via the coding sequence ATGACAACTCTGTGCCGGCAATGCTTGAAAGAAATAGCGGTTGCAAACAATACCCGCCGGAATAGATGCCCGCATTGCCAGTCCCCGAAACTAATTTCGCATCCAGAGTTAAATCAATTGTCCATTGCCCATATGGATTGTGATGCATTTTATGCCGCTGTCGAGAAACGGGACAACCCGTCATTGGCATATAAACCGGTTATTGTGGCACATGACGGTGCTCGAAGTGTGGTAAGCACCTGCTGTTACATCGCACGCATCTCTGGCGTTCGCTCTGCAATGCCTTTGTTCAAAGCAAAGAAAATCTGTCCGGATGGTGTCATAATAAAACCCAGAATGGACGTCTATAGTGCCGTGAGCAAACAAATCCATAAGCTGTTTGATGAACTCACCCCAATGATTGAACCGCTTTCATTGGATGAAGCTTTTCTGGATTTGTCCGGTACCGATAAACTTCATGGGCGAACTCCAGCACAGTCGATGGCTTGGCTCGCCCGGGAAATACAGCAAACCATCGGGATTACTGTATCGGTGGGCTTGAGCTACAATAAATCTCTAGCCAAGCTTGCCTCGGATCTGGATAAACCAGATGGGTATGCAGTCATTGGCCAAGCGGAAGCCTTGACCTTCCTGGCCCCGCGCCCTGTAGGGGATATTTGGGGCGTGGGGAAAGCCCTCAATAAAAAACTGAACGCAGAAGGCATAACAACAATAGGGCAACTTCAACACAGGGATGAAAGTGACCTGATCAAAAGATATGGCACCATGGGGAGCCGGCTTTATCAGTTTTCTCGCGGACAGGATGACCGCAAGGTAAAATCGGAAAGAAAAGCCAAAAGCATCTCGGCCGAGACTACATTTGGAACAGACATATCGGATATCCATGTCCTGGCAGATAGACTTTGGCCGCTGTGCGAACGGGTTTCCGCCCGTTTGAAACAATCGGAAAAAGCGGGAAAAACGATTACTCTAAAGTTGAAAACCGGAAATTTTCAAGGCATCACACGCAGCCATACTTTAGATCGCCCCACCCAACTGGCAGAAACGCTTTATCAGGAAACGCTTCCCCTCCTGCAAAATGCAGCCTTGGGGAAAAGCTTTCGGCTGATTGGGGTTGGCATTAGCGGCTTTGGGAAACTGGATGAGGCAGATACACCCGACCTGTTGGATCAGGACAAAGGTAAAATCAAAGAAATTGAAACCGCAATGGATAGGGTTCGCGCAAAGTTCGGAAAGGATATCATCCTAAAAGGCCGGGGGTTCAAGCCGTCGCCTAAAAACGATTAA
- a CDS encoding M48 family metallopeptidase, producing MQAIGRYFDGKTAQEIRVVLRIIEPDLCLYDEAKNLIGRWPLVDLRDENAPHRPNELNLSHSLESDERLVVTDPVFIESLKIVSPTLRKRRKGAAGWWKPVIAWTAAVVICVGLFFGYGLPVLAYGIASLVPYDTRSKIGEGVENIVIQRLAKKTKNKEADPVCEGAVAQNAIEGLVQEFVTAAEADILPVKVTVISSKVPNAFALPGGRMVITSALIDMAEEPNALAGVLAHEFGHLVDKHPMSLFVTNVGIAAFFSMALGDVSGGTVIAAIAQSASGAAYSRSYEDDADETAVNLMNRLDMDIAPVLPLLKKLGEKVPEAGLFSVFSSHPDMDSRIQAIKEAKTTGTLNAFSERAWAAIKIMCKGSV from the coding sequence ATGCAGGCGATCGGGCGATATTTTGATGGGAAGACGGCTCAGGAAATTCGGGTAGTTCTGAGGATTATTGAACCGGATTTGTGTCTTTATGACGAGGCAAAAAACCTTATCGGTCGGTGGCCGCTTGTTGATTTGCGAGATGAAAATGCTCCGCATCGCCCAAACGAATTGAACCTTTCTCATAGTCTTGAAAGTGATGAGCGGCTGGTTGTTACGGACCCTGTTTTCATAGAGAGCCTAAAAATCGTATCTCCAACCTTGCGTAAACGGCGTAAAGGTGCCGCCGGATGGTGGAAGCCTGTTATCGCATGGACGGCAGCTGTTGTGATCTGTGTCGGACTTTTCTTTGGGTATGGTTTGCCGGTATTGGCCTATGGAATTGCTAGTCTTGTGCCGTATGATACCCGTTCTAAAATTGGTGAGGGCGTCGAAAATATTGTTATTCAACGCCTGGCAAAAAAGACGAAAAATAAAGAGGCCGATCCTGTTTGTGAGGGAGCGGTTGCACAGAACGCAATTGAAGGTCTGGTGCAGGAATTTGTAACGGCGGCGGAGGCAGATATTCTGCCCGTAAAGGTGACTGTTATTTCCAGTAAGGTCCCGAACGCCTTTGCTTTACCGGGGGGCCGGATGGTGATTACGTCTGCCCTGATCGATATGGCAGAGGAACCGAATGCGCTGGCAGGGGTTTTGGCCCATGAATTTGGGCATCTTGTGGACAAGCACCCGATGAGCCTGTTTGTAACGAATGTAGGCATCGCGGCCTTCTTTTCCATGGCTTTGGGTGATGTGTCAGGAGGAACAGTGATTGCAGCCATCGCGCAATCTGCATCCGGCGCAGCGTATAGCCGCAGTTATGAAGATGATGCCGACGAAACAGCTGTCAACCTGATGAACAGGCTGGATATGGATATTGCCCCGGTTCTCCCCCTGTTGAAAAAACTAGGTGAGAAGGTGCCGGAAGCCGGGCTTTTTTCTGTGTTTTCATCGCATCCTGATATGGATAGTCGTATTCAGGCCATTAAAGAGGCTAAAACAACAGGGACATTGAACGCTTTTTCAGAGCGTGCTTGGGCGGCAATCAAAATTATGTGCAAAGGTAGCGTTTAA
- a CDS encoding ROK family protein, which translates to MRIGVDLGGTKTEIIVLSEAGEECFRTRKTTPRGNYFDIVDNIVELVSEAEKETNSQSSIGIGIPGSVSKDTGLIKGNANTTELIGHDLKSDIERMTGRPTRLANDANCFALSEATDGAAAGASVVFGIILGTGVGGGIVVNGGIIPGLNSIAGEWGHTPLPWANQNERPGPDCYCGQKGCIETFLSGPGLSKSHDPVGAKGPTAKEIATMAARGDAAAIRTITTYERRLAKALAGIINVLDPDVIVCGGGLSNMDNLYTRVPELWQAYSFSGPLETKLVKAKYGDSSGVRGAAWLWPLD; encoded by the coding sequence ATGCGAATTGGGGTGGATTTAGGTGGTACAAAGACAGAAATAATTGTTCTCTCTGAGGCTGGAGAAGAGTGTTTTCGCACCCGGAAAACAACGCCGCGCGGTAACTATTTCGATATTGTCGACAATATCGTTGAGTTGGTTTCTGAAGCGGAAAAAGAAACAAACAGCCAAAGTTCAATCGGCATCGGCATTCCAGGATCCGTTTCCAAGGATACAGGATTAATCAAAGGAAACGCGAACACGACGGAACTTATCGGGCACGACCTCAAAAGCGATATCGAACGCATGACAGGCCGTCCTACCCGACTTGCAAATGATGCCAACTGTTTTGCGTTATCTGAAGCAACCGATGGTGCGGCGGCAGGCGCTTCTGTTGTCTTTGGCATCATTCTGGGAACGGGTGTCGGTGGTGGTATCGTTGTGAACGGTGGAATCATTCCCGGTCTTAACTCCATTGCTGGTGAATGGGGTCACACCCCCCTGCCCTGGGCTAATCAGAATGAACGCCCCGGTCCCGACTGCTATTGCGGCCAAAAAGGATGTATCGAAACCTTTCTTTCCGGACCGGGCTTAAGCAAATCCCATGATCCAGTTGGTGCGAAAGGACCAACTGCGAAGGAGATTGCCACCATGGCCGCGCGTGGCGATGCCGCTGCGATACGGACGATAACAACGTATGAACGTCGTTTGGCAAAAGCACTGGCGGGCATTATTAATGTTCTGGATCCTGACGTAATTGTCTGTGGTGGTGGTCTTTCCAATATGGACAATCTATATACCCGCGTTCCCGAACTCTGGCAGGCTTACAGTTTCTCTGGCCCACTGGAAACAAAGCTGGTAAAGGCGAAATACGGGGATTCCTCGGGCGTCCGGGGTGCAGCTTGGCTTTGGCCGCTCGACTGA
- a CDS encoding PleD family two-component system response regulator: MSARILVVDDVVPNVKILEAKLSVEYYDVITAYNGLDALELAKDKSPDLVLLDVMMPQMDGFEVCKRLKADPTTAHIPVVMVTALSEAADRVQGLEAGADDFLTKPVDDVALFARVKSLLRLKMMMDEFRLREETSQDLGVLNSEDHPEAVHRGRLLAIDDNEFSASQLLKIFSDNYDVTIEGNMEEALVLARGGDFDLAIVSMSAVSFDPLRLCSRIRTFEETRQLPILTLVDDSDADKLVKGLDLGVNDYVMRPIDSNELIVRTRTQVLRKQYQDRLRHNYHRSMELAVTDGLTGLYNRRYMTNHLDTQLQKVKTEFKSVSILIMDIDFFKEVNDTHGHEAGDDVLKAFSGRIGKSVRGIDLACRFGGEEFVVVMPDTDLAVANGVAERLRCEIADYPFEVSRGSISLDITCSIGVTMSTPEDTTDSIMKRADDALYQAKRDGRNRVVTNTGA; encoded by the coding sequence ATGTCTGCACGCATTTTAGTAGTCGATGACGTTGTCCCGAACGTTAAAATTCTCGAAGCCAAGCTCTCTGTGGAATATTACGATGTAATAACCGCATATAATGGCCTTGATGCGCTGGAACTTGCCAAAGATAAATCACCTGATCTGGTCCTTCTGGATGTAATGATGCCTCAAATGGATGGATTTGAGGTTTGTAAACGTTTGAAGGCCGACCCAACAACGGCACATATTCCCGTCGTCATGGTAACAGCACTAAGTGAAGCGGCAGACCGGGTGCAGGGATTAGAGGCAGGCGCTGATGATTTCCTGACAAAACCGGTTGACGATGTTGCGCTATTTGCGCGGGTTAAATCTTTGTTGCGCTTGAAAATGATGATGGATGAGTTCCGCCTGCGTGAGGAAACAAGTCAGGATCTGGGCGTTTTGAACAGCGAGGACCACCCTGAAGCTGTGCATCGCGGTCGCCTGCTTGCCATTGATGACAACGAGTTTTCCGCCTCTCAGCTTCTGAAAATTTTTAGCGACAATTATGATGTGACAATCGAAGGCAATATGGAAGAAGCGCTGGTTTTGGCCCGCGGCGGTGATTTTGATCTGGCGATTGTCAGTATGAGCGCCGTTAGTTTCGATCCCTTGCGTCTTTGCTCGCGGATCCGTACCTTTGAAGAAACACGGCAATTGCCGATCCTGACGCTTGTCGATGACTCTGATGCGGATAAACTTGTAAAGGGTCTTGATCTGGGTGTTAATGATTATGTTATGCGTCCAATTGACAGCAACGAACTGATTGTCAGGACCCGTACGCAGGTATTGCGCAAACAGTACCAGGACCGTCTTCGCCATAATTACCATAGAAGTATGGAGCTGGCTGTTACAGATGGCCTTACGGGGCTTTATAACCGCCGTTACATGACCAACCATCTTGATACCCAGCTGCAAAAAGTAAAAACCGAGTTTAAATCAGTGTCTATACTGATTATGGATATCGACTTTTTTAAAGAGGTGAACGATACGCATGGCCACGAGGCAGGGGACGACGTTTTAAAAGCGTTTTCCGGGCGTATTGGTAAAAGTGTGCGGGGGATTGATTTGGCCTGCCGCTTTGGTGGTGAAGAATTTGTTGTGGTGATGCCGGACACGGACCTTGCTGTAGCAAATGGGGTCGCAGAGCGTTTGCGCTGCGAGATTGCTGACTATCCTTTTGAGGTGTCCCGCGGTTCGATTTCGTTGGATATTACGTGCTCTATCGGCGTGACCATGTCGACACCGGAGGATACCACAGACAGTATTATGAAGCGTGCGGATGATGCACTCTATCAAGCCAAGAGGGACGGTCGTAACCGGGTCGTAACCAACACTGGCGCCTAA
- a CDS encoding DUF983 domain-containing protein, whose translation MSNTSSERSLATSLRKGFMRRCPDCGKGRIFKGYIKVNHTCDHCGLELFHQRADDAPPYFTMMIVLHFIVSGLLFVEKTYSPETWVHMVIWFPVAILSSLVLLPHIKGALIGLQWARKMHGFDEEATGYSAQQID comes from the coding sequence ATGAGCAACACTTCATCGGAACGATCTTTGGCCACATCCCTTCGCAAAGGCTTCATGCGCCGCTGTCCTGATTGCGGAAAAGGTCGGATTTTTAAAGGATATATCAAAGTTAATCACACGTGTGACCACTGTGGTCTGGAGTTATTCCATCAACGTGCTGACGATGCTCCCCCATATTTTACGATGATGATTGTGCTTCATTTTATCGTGTCTGGCCTGTTATTCGTTGAAAAAACATACAGTCCTGAAACATGGGTTCATATGGTCATCTGGTTTCCTGTGGCAATTCTGTCATCCCTTGTTTTACTGCCCCATATCAAAGGTGCGTTGATCGGTCTTCAATGGGCTCGTAAAATGCATGGGTTTGATGAAGAGGCAACCGGATATTCTGCCCAGCAGATCGACTAA
- a CDS encoding HAD family hydrolase: MPVNIHEAVKPQLTGIDVDPDRPLIISDADEVLFNFMHGLEIFLRENDMFFDWSSFALHGNIRYNEDKSPVAKETIPGLLDQFFDTHCHKIPAVAGAAEQLEKLSQKAQIVILSNIPPQYADKRREGLVKNGMDFPLIANVGAKGHVVEYLTRHLKHPSFFIDDIPTNHSSVLKHAKHVERLHYVADDRLSRMLAQAEDSHVRLNSWPDIHNHIVQKIENSR; the protein is encoded by the coding sequence ATGCCCGTGAACATTCATGAGGCCGTTAAACCACAATTGACGGGCATCGACGTCGACCCGGATCGCCCACTGATCATTTCTGATGCCGATGAAGTTCTTTTTAATTTCATGCACGGCTTGGAAATTTTTCTGCGAGAAAACGACATGTTTTTCGACTGGTCGTCTTTCGCCCTTCATGGGAATATCCGTTATAATGAGGACAAAAGCCCTGTTGCCAAAGAAACCATCCCCGGTTTGCTGGATCAGTTTTTTGACACTCATTGCCATAAAATACCCGCAGTCGCCGGTGCCGCTGAACAGCTTGAAAAATTAAGCCAGAAAGCTCAGATCGTTATTCTGAGCAACATTCCCCCGCAATATGCAGATAAACGGCGCGAGGGTCTTGTTAAAAATGGCATGGATTTTCCATTGATTGCCAATGTTGGCGCCAAGGGGCATGTGGTTGAATACCTGACCCGCCACCTCAAACACCCCTCTTTTTTCATCGATGATATTCCAACCAATCATAGCTCTGTTCTCAAGCATGCTAAACATGTAGAACGCTTGCATTATGTTGCTGATGATCGGCTTTCGCGGATGCTGGCACAGGCGGAAGACAGCCATGTCCGACTCAACAGTTGGCCGGACATCCACAATCATATCGTTCAGAAAATTGAAAATAGCAGGTAA
- a CDS encoding NUDIX hydrolase: MTTRKTHGKPAVPKNSASLVLYRSRNNGIEVLMGKRAKGHRFLPDVYVFPGGRLDASDFSHPVKRPLQAHVKQRLSHPGDMATALACAAVRETWEETGLVLGDLHNDTLVADLAGIDYFARAITPAQSPIRFNSRFMLADAEHAKGDLAGSGELVDLGWYSLHDALNMPVVDITEFVLEKMIRSTDNGSLNISHFSLFTYIKGKSVVRQETL; the protein is encoded by the coding sequence ATGACGACACGAAAAACGCATGGAAAGCCCGCGGTTCCAAAAAATTCTGCAAGTCTTGTTTTATATCGCAGTCGTAACAACGGCATCGAAGTTTTGATGGGTAAACGCGCCAAAGGCCATCGTTTCCTTCCTGATGTATACGTGTTTCCCGGAGGCCGGCTCGATGCCAGTGATTTTTCGCATCCGGTCAAACGCCCCCTGCAGGCGCATGTCAAGCAACGGCTGTCTCATCCAGGAGATATGGCAACAGCCCTCGCATGTGCTGCTGTTCGCGAGACGTGGGAAGAAACCGGACTTGTGCTTGGCGATTTGCATAACGATACTTTGGTTGCAGATCTTGCCGGGATCGATTATTTCGCCCGGGCCATCACACCTGCACAAAGTCCAATCCGCTTTAATAGCCGGTTCATGCTGGCCGATGCTGAGCACGCAAAGGGAGATTTGGCCGGCTCCGGCGAACTGGTTGATCTGGGATGGTATAGCCTTCATGACGCGCTCAACATGCCGGTGGTCGATATCACCGAGTTTGTCTTGGAAAAAATGATCCGTTCAACAGACAATGGATCTTTAAATATTTCCCATTTTTCTCTATTTACCTATATCAAAGGAAAATCTGTCGTTCGTCAGGAAACACTGTGA
- a CDS encoding DUF3572 domain-containing protein codes for MNQELAEITALQAVAYILGQEKQRDWLMNETGLSPSDFIQSADSPEILAGVLDFLLAHEEMLIDFCSAQNIDPAQPAKARRFFPGAVLEY; via the coding sequence ATGAATCAAGAACTTGCTGAGATTACGGCCCTTCAGGCAGTAGCCTATATTCTTGGGCAGGAGAAACAAAGAGACTGGTTGATGAACGAAACCGGTTTATCTCCTTCGGATTTTATTCAGTCCGCTGACTCTCCTGAAATTCTGGCAGGTGTTTTGGATTTTTTGCTCGCTCATGAAGAGATGCTCATTGACTTTTGTTCGGCGCAGAACATCGATCCCGCTCAGCCCGCAAAAGCCCGCCGATTTTTCCCCGGCGCTGTATTGGAGTACTAA
- the rpmG gene encoding 50S ribosomal protein L33 yields MAKPTTLKIKLVSTAGTGFYYVTKKNPRTLTEKMVMRKYDPVVRKHVEFKEAKIK; encoded by the coding sequence ATGGCTAAGCCGACCACATTAAAGATCAAACTGGTAAGTACTGCGGGTACAGGTTTCTATTATGTGACCAAAAAGAACCCTCGCACACTGACTGAGAAAATGGTGATGCGGAAGTATGACCCAGTTGTTCGCAAGCACGTGGAATTCAAAGAAGCGAAAATCAAGTAA
- a CDS encoding MFS transporter: MNLANRDRNRAIVAIITSVTVMAVSLSLSIPLISLTMNKNGIGSDLIGVMGAMPSLAFLFFSPVVPHLTHKFGTGTVLWAALILCSGSIFALGLNDNLIFWFFLRLTMGIAMAALFLISETWINQVAEDSKRGRTVAIYVSFMTLGFALGPVLINIIGTEGNRPFFIAGGIIASASVMFLYSHGTFPKLSGQSHFSVFSFLKLAPMICAAALLVAIFDGSVLTLLPVYGVLSGMTEKTAVLMSSVLLAGNILLQFPIGWIADRIGHYKVILFCGVVGILGALFLPLLIAIPYLLWPMLVIWGGAVVGTYTIALVIMGRLFRGADLITANAAAGILWGAGGLIGPLVGGYAMKVYEPHGMPLFFALVCLLFVLLSVWQVYWKPMKSI, translated from the coding sequence GTGAATCTAGCCAATAGAGACCGCAACCGGGCGATCGTCGCTATCATTACGTCCGTCACTGTCATGGCTGTTTCTCTCAGCCTTTCTATCCCTTTGATTTCACTCACCATGAATAAAAACGGTATTGGAAGTGACCTGATCGGCGTCATGGGAGCAATGCCATCACTTGCCTTTCTCTTTTTCTCACCTGTAGTTCCGCATCTAACGCACAAATTTGGGACAGGCACCGTTCTTTGGGCCGCGCTTATATTGTGCAGCGGTTCCATTTTTGCCCTCGGCCTGAATGATAATCTGATTTTCTGGTTTTTCCTCCGTTTGACCATGGGGATTGCCATGGCGGCGCTGTTTCTGATCAGTGAAACCTGGATCAATCAAGTGGCAGAAGACAGCAAACGGGGTCGCACTGTCGCGATCTACGTCTCGTTCATGACCCTTGGATTTGCCTTGGGTCCTGTCCTCATCAATATCATCGGAACCGAAGGCAATCGGCCCTTTTTCATCGCAGGCGGAATTATTGCTTCTGCAAGTGTTATGTTTTTATATTCCCACGGAACGTTTCCAAAGCTTTCAGGGCAAAGCCATTTTTCCGTCTTTTCATTCCTGAAACTTGCTCCGATGATTTGCGCTGCAGCGTTGCTGGTTGCCATCTTTGACGGATCGGTTTTAACACTCTTGCCGGTTTATGGCGTTTTATCCGGCATGACAGAAAAAACAGCGGTTTTGATGTCGAGTGTCTTATTGGCGGGCAATATCCTGTTACAATTTCCCATAGGCTGGATTGCCGACCGAATTGGCCATTACAAAGTGATTCTTTTCTGCGGGGTCGTAGGCATCCTTGGCGCCCTGTTTTTGCCGCTCCTGATCGCCATACCCTATCTACTGTGGCCAATGCTTGTGATTTGGGGTGGGGCGGTCGTTGGTACCTATACAATTGCCCTTGTGATCATGGGCCGGTTGTTCAGGGGGGCTGATCTCATCACAGCAAATGCCGCCGCAGGCATCCTGTGGGGGGCTGGAGGTCTTATTGGCCCTCTTGTGGGAGGGTATGCCATGAAAGTCTATGAACCACACGGCATGCCCCTTTTCTTCGCCCTGGTGTGCCTTCTGTTTGTGTTGTTGTCGGTGTGGCAAGTTTATTGGAAACCCATGAAATCAATATAA
- a CDS encoding NUDIX hydrolase, which yields MTDKKNRSVAENRGSNTKAPRPKDAATIIIYRQQPDRTEILMGERSGRHSFMPNTYVFPGGRVDPHDSRIIPARDLRPDVMHRLERGGCSPARARALAVAAIRETFEETGLRIAASYDRARRSRIQVWNEFGTKTCGPDLSELDYIARAVTPPMRKKRFNTRFFVYNGENIAGDLGGTGELLDMKWVTIDEALELDIPLITEYILTQVREFLDTHPGRKPEVPVKLFKMVRGQRVFTTE from the coding sequence ATGACCGATAAGAAAAATCGAAGCGTGGCAGAAAACCGCGGCTCAAATACGAAAGCGCCTCGGCCAAAAGACGCGGCCACAATTATCATTTACCGCCAGCAACCAGACCGAACCGAGATTCTGATGGGTGAACGCAGTGGTCGGCACAGCTTTATGCCAAACACTTATGTTTTTCCCGGTGGACGGGTTGATCCACATGATTCCCGTATCATTCCGGCGAGAGACCTTCGCCCGGACGTCATGCACCGCCTTGAACGGGGCGGGTGCAGCCCGGCCCGCGCCCGCGCCCTTGCGGTTGCCGCCATTCGTGAAACGTTTGAAGAAACAGGATTACGCATCGCTGCTTCTTATGATCGAGCGCGTCGATCGCGTATTCAGGTTTGGAATGAATTTGGAACCAAGACCTGCGGGCCAGACCTGTCAGAACTGGATTATATCGCGCGCGCCGTCACCCCTCCTATGCGGAAGAAACGATTTAACACACGTTTTTTTGTCTATAATGGCGAAAATATCGCAGGAGATTTAGGCGGAACTGGCGAACTGCTTGACATGAAGTGGGTGACGATTGATGAAGCGCTTGAACTTGATATCCCCCTGATCACAGAATACATCCTGACCCAAGTCAGAGAGTTTCTCGACACGCATCCCGGAAGGAAACCGGAGGTACCAGTGAAATTATTTAAGATGGTCCGGGGCCAACGGGTTTTTACAACGGAATGA